A part of Chroicocephalus ridibundus chromosome 5, bChrRid1.1, whole genome shotgun sequence genomic DNA contains:
- the VPS37A gene encoding vacuolar protein sorting-associated protein 37A isoform X2: MNWLFPLAKGGGSALTSLQQQKQRQIESLRGAHASIAEIQKDVEYRLPFTVNNLTININILLPPQFPQEKPVISVFPPVRHHLMDKQGVYVTSPLISNFTMHSDLGKIIQSLLDEFWKNPPVLASSSTSFPYLFNKPSGMPPYAPQGFPFLPLYPPQEPNRTMAAVPVAESVSSSYTTDKPAAPSYGLIADLPLPVPTAEAVLQVAQNGFTYKMPDVPDTFPELSELSLSQLTDMNEQEEVLLEQFVTLPQLKQVISDRDELVKSIEELAKKNLLLEPSLEAKRQTVLDKYEQLTQMKAAFEKKMQRQHELSESCSPSALQARLKVAAHEAEEESDTIAEDFLEGKTEIDDFLSSFMEKRTLCHCRRAKEEKLQQAIAMHSQFHAPL, encoded by the exons atgaacTGGCTGTTCCCCCTCGCCAAGGGCGGCGGCTCGGCCCTCACCAgtctccagcagcagaagcagcggCAGATCGAGTCCCTGCGCGGCGCCCACGCGTC CATTGCAGAAATCCAGAAAGATGTGGAATATCGCCTGCCGTTCACTGTAAACAACTTGACAATTAATATTAACAT CTTGCTTCCACCTCAGTTTCCTCAGGAAAAACCAGTCATCAGTGTTTTCCCACCTGTGAGACATCATTTAATGGACAAGCAGGGAGTATATGTGACCAGTCCACTAATCAGTAAT TTTACAATGCACTCAGATCTTGGAAAAATTATTCAAAGTTTACTGGATGAGTTTTGGAAGAATCCTCCAGTTCTGGCTTCTAGCTCAACGTCATTTCCATA ccTTTTCAACAAACCATCTGGAATGCCTCCTTATGCTCCTCAGGggtttccatttcttcctctgtaCCCACCTCAAGAACCAAACAGAACTATGGCAGCCGTGCCTGTTGCTGAATCAGTTTCTTCAAGCTACACTACAGACAAGCCCGCTGCTCCCTCTTACGGCTTGATTGCTGATCTGCCACTGCCCGTTCCGACAGCAGAAGCGGTGCTTCAG GTTGCTCAGAATGGATTTACTTACAAGATGCCTGATGTTCCTGATACATTTCCAGAACTCTCAGAATTAAG TCTATCACAGCTGACTGATATGAATGAGCAAGAGGAAGTGttactggagcagtttgtgactCTACCACAGCTGAAGCAAGTCATTAGTGACAGAGACGAGCTAGTGAAAAGCATCGAAGAGCTGGCAA aaaaaaacttgTTGCTGGAGCCTAGTCTTGAGGCAAAAAGACAGACAGTGCTGGATAAA tATGAGCAACTCACACAGATGAAAGCAGCCtttgaaaaaaagatgcaaagacaGCATGAACTTAGTGAG agttgcagtcccagtgctctgcAGGCCAGACTTAAAGTAGCTGCTCATGAAGCTGAGGAGGAATCTGATACTATTGCAGAAGATTTCTTGGaaggcaaaacagaaatagaTGACTTCCTTAGCAGTTTCATGGAAAAGCGAACG CTCTGCCACTGTAGACGAGCCAAAGAGGAAAAACTTCAACAGGCAATAGCAATGCACAGCCAATTTCATGCTCCGCTATAG
- the LOC134516719 gene encoding basic proline-rich protein-like has translation MEVQIISKHTGKRHQLNSQQRHLSPRALFPTGLEERVPAERPHGCLQPQTKQARRPGDAAAGRQPPRQAASPGRTPSSRPHGPRYAGQRRERSPRRGPAARAGPRGPKRSEEPAKTPPAPDGPSRPPVRPRGLGKTEGRGAPGRPRLSLPTPAAPHSRCGPGQAGPRRVWRGPAAAPDAPRSRPSPRKTPEAQPPPHKAITSSRRDGALPLAPPPPAPITSFPRDVTRAPR, from the exons ATGGAAGTTCAGATTATCT CCAAGCACACCGGCAAGAGGCACCAGCTGAACAGCCAACAGAGACACCTGAGCCCACGAGCCTTATTCCCCACCGGGTTAGAAGAGCGCGTTCCCGCGGAGCGGCCCcacggctgcctgcagccccagaccAAGCAGGCGAGGCGACCCGGGGACGCGGCAGCGGGCAGACAGCCGCCCAGGCAGGCGGCCTCCCCGGGCCGGACACCTTCTTCCCGCCCGCACGGCCCGCGCTACGCCGGCCAGCGGCGTGAGCGGTCACCGAGACGCGGACCCGCAGCCCGGGCCGGCCCACGAGGCCCGAAGCGCTCCGAGGAGCCCGCCAAAACACCGCCCGCCCCCGACGGGCCCTCACGGCCGCCGGTAAGGCCGCGGGGCCTCGGCAAgacggaggggaggggggcaccgGGCCGCCCTCGgctctctctccccacccccgcGGCCCCTCACTCACGCtgcgggccgggccaggccgggccgcggcgggtcTGGCGAggccccgcggcggcccccgACGCCCCTCGGAGCCGCCCGTCGCCGCGCAAAACGCCGGAAGCGCAACCCCCGCCGCACAAAGCCATTACATCATCGCGCCGCGACGGCGCCttgcccctcgccccccccccacctgcgCCAATCACCTCCTTCCCCCGCGACGTCACGCGCGCGCCGCGGTGA
- the VPS37A gene encoding vacuolar protein sorting-associated protein 37A isoform X1: MDKQGVYVTSPLISNFTMHSDLGKIIQSLLDEFWKNPPVLASSSTSFPYLFNKPSGMPPYAPQGFPFLPLYPPQEPNRTMAAVPVAESVSSSYTTDKPAAPSYGLIADLPLPVPTAEAVLQVAQNGFTYKMPDVPDTFPELSELSLSQLTDMNEQEEVLLEQFVTLPQLKQVISDRDELVKSIEELAKKNLLLEPSLEAKRQTVLDKYEQLTQMKAAFEKKMQRQHELSESCSPSALQARLKVAAHEAEEESDTIAEDFLEGKTEIDDFLSSFMEKRTLCHCRRAKEEKLQQAIAMHSQFHAPL, translated from the exons ATGGACAAGCAGGGAGTATATGTGACCAGTCCACTAATCAGTAAT TTTACAATGCACTCAGATCTTGGAAAAATTATTCAAAGTTTACTGGATGAGTTTTGGAAGAATCCTCCAGTTCTGGCTTCTAGCTCAACGTCATTTCCATA ccTTTTCAACAAACCATCTGGAATGCCTCCTTATGCTCCTCAGGggtttccatttcttcctctgtaCCCACCTCAAGAACCAAACAGAACTATGGCAGCCGTGCCTGTTGCTGAATCAGTTTCTTCAAGCTACACTACAGACAAGCCCGCTGCTCCCTCTTACGGCTTGATTGCTGATCTGCCACTGCCCGTTCCGACAGCAGAAGCGGTGCTTCAG GTTGCTCAGAATGGATTTACTTACAAGATGCCTGATGTTCCTGATACATTTCCAGAACTCTCAGAATTAAG TCTATCACAGCTGACTGATATGAATGAGCAAGAGGAAGTGttactggagcagtttgtgactCTACCACAGCTGAAGCAAGTCATTAGTGACAGAGACGAGCTAGTGAAAAGCATCGAAGAGCTGGCAA aaaaaaacttgTTGCTGGAGCCTAGTCTTGAGGCAAAAAGACAGACAGTGCTGGATAAA tATGAGCAACTCACACAGATGAAAGCAGCCtttgaaaaaaagatgcaaagacaGCATGAACTTAGTGAG agttgcagtcccagtgctctgcAGGCCAGACTTAAAGTAGCTGCTCATGAAGCTGAGGAGGAATCTGATACTATTGCAGAAGATTTCTTGGaaggcaaaacagaaatagaTGACTTCCTTAGCAGTTTCATGGAAAAGCGAACG CTCTGCCACTGTAGACGAGCCAAAGAGGAAAAACTTCAACAGGCAATAGCAATGCACAGCCAATTTCATGCTCCGCTATAG